In one Spirosoma rigui genomic region, the following are encoded:
- a CDS encoding lytic transglycosylase domain-containing protein has translation MAAIKPVVALSAPGLAAFGIDTSRTLSSQNSLDNPSLLVVDSTKRVFPIYFCGEEVPVDEPRVSRRWLQTLRTYGAQQECLFDLRRRASTFFPIIDPILRKYKIPRDFRFMPLAESALINDCVSPRGASGYWQLMPGTARELGLTVNGDVDERYNLQKATVAVCRYLHQLYRQLGSWTLVAAAYNGGITHVQNRMQQQGQTNYYRLRLHRETSHYLFRILAYKELLSNSRQYAVLLRGSTIEQLTKPLPTWNKPLALSKKIKDSPTVELVDDDYTDPTWGPRPNTTLTKTPSDTQQLIAQATSAAAPPDAPAADLEKQRTGLPIRKLMMGLMVLRFRRPRFLPKKEKGGTRPLHFWDWL, from the coding sequence ATGGCAGCTATAAAACCGGTTGTTGCCTTGTCAGCTCCCGGCCTCGCTGCTTTCGGTATTGATACGAGCAGGACCCTGTCGTCCCAGAATTCCCTGGATAATCCATCCCTGTTGGTCGTTGATTCGACAAAGCGCGTATTCCCTATTTATTTTTGTGGTGAAGAGGTTCCCGTCGATGAACCGCGCGTGTCGCGCCGGTGGTTGCAAACCCTCCGCACCTACGGTGCTCAGCAGGAATGCCTCTTCGATCTGCGACGTCGGGCGTCTACCTTCTTCCCGATTATTGACCCGATCCTGCGGAAGTACAAGATTCCCCGTGATTTTCGGTTTATGCCACTGGCAGAGAGTGCGCTTATCAACGACTGCGTATCGCCCCGGGGCGCGTCGGGCTACTGGCAGCTGATGCCCGGTACGGCCCGCGAACTGGGTCTTACGGTCAACGGCGATGTGGATGAACGCTATAACCTCCAGAAAGCTACCGTAGCCGTTTGTCGGTATCTCCACCAACTCTACCGGCAGCTGGGTTCCTGGACCCTCGTGGCAGCGGCTTACAACGGCGGAATCACCCACGTTCAGAACCGGATGCAGCAACAGGGACAAACCAACTACTACCGGCTGCGGCTGCACCGCGAAACGAGCCACTACCTGTTCCGGATTCTGGCGTACAAAGAGCTGCTCAGCAACTCCCGGCAGTATGCCGTTCTGCTGCGGGGTTCTACCATCGAGCAGTTGACGAAACCGCTGCCGACCTGGAACAAACCCCTGGCGCTGTCGAAGAAAATCAAGGACTCCCCCACCGTTGAGTTAGTCGACGATGACTACACCGATCCAACCTGGGGTCCCCGTCCCAACACGACCTTAACCAAAACCCCGTCGGATACCCAGCAGCTCATTGCCCAGGCAACGTCGGCAGCGGCTCCGCCGGATGCCCCGGCGGCCGACCTGGAGAAGCAACGCACGGGCCTTCCCATCCGGAAGCTTATGATGGGCCTCATGGTCCTCCGGTTCCGGCGGCCCCGTTTCCTCCCAAAGAAAGAAAAAGGCGGCACCCGCCCGCTTCACTTCTGGGACTGGTTATAA
- a CDS encoding lytic transglycosylase domain-containing protein, with translation MTITHLFLLTAGMIVASTSHAPPAWLHPSVVEAPYPSLTDTYPLGLPPVHFCGESVPVHEGVIARRLMSALVSRSVHSQTLYRIRRRAAAFFPIIEPILAYHQIPADFKYLPLVESALLGFAVSPRGATGYWQFMPATARELGLVIRPGYDERQDLVKSTHAACRYLTYLHNRLGSWTLAAAAYNNGIGALLANIRRQGQRDYYYLRLNAETGKYLYRILAFKELFSNYRSYPSLISDELMAIISEPMSEAPNQNTNDTEAILPETIVDEAVQSAIKTPAPESRNLAKGQSENIPLPNAADVFLGGIKARLVESADVMLGQVWVFHLTRKGMANDKEVDEGDILYAVVEDIDRKHNKLYLRADKLYSPADKQTYNLALVAIDASTGRIGVNLADIDQVKAGWILTWKGL, from the coding sequence ATGACCATCACTCATTTGTTTTTACTGACGGCTGGCATGATTGTAGCTAGCACGTCCCATGCGCCACCAGCCTGGCTGCATCCTTCGGTAGTCGAAGCACCTTACCCTTCACTCACAGATACTTATCCGCTGGGTTTACCACCGGTCCATTTCTGCGGGGAATCCGTTCCGGTACACGAAGGCGTTATTGCCCGCCGGCTAATGTCGGCGCTGGTAAGCCGGTCGGTACACAGCCAGACGCTCTACCGTATCCGTCGGCGGGCCGCTGCTTTTTTCCCCATTATTGAACCCATTCTGGCCTACCACCAGATACCCGCCGACTTCAAGTACCTGCCACTCGTTGAAAGTGCCCTGCTGGGTTTTGCCGTATCGCCCCGTGGAGCTACCGGCTATTGGCAGTTCATGCCGGCCACCGCGCGCGAGCTGGGGTTAGTGATCCGACCAGGGTACGACGAGCGGCAGGATCTGGTAAAGTCCACGCACGCAGCCTGCCGATACCTTACCTACCTCCACAACCGGCTGGGGTCCTGGACACTGGCCGCTGCGGCCTATAACAACGGCATCGGAGCCCTGCTGGCCAATATCCGACGGCAGGGGCAACGGGACTATTATTACCTGCGACTCAATGCCGAAACGGGAAAATACCTGTACCGGATTCTGGCCTTTAAGGAGTTGTTCTCCAACTACCGGAGCTATCCGTCGCTTATTTCCGACGAACTGATGGCGATCATCAGCGAACCGATGTCCGAAGCACCGAATCAGAATACCAACGATACGGAAGCTATTCTGCCGGAAACGATCGTTGACGAGGCTGTTCAGTCAGCCATAAAAACGCCTGCGCCGGAATCGCGCAATCTGGCTAAAGGACAATCCGAGAATATTCCGCTACCCAATGCGGCCGATGTATTTCTGGGGGGCATAAAAGCCCGGCTGGTCGAGTCGGCCGATGTGATGCTGGGGCAGGTCTGGGTATTTCACCTGACCCGAAAAGGGATGGCCAATGACAAAGAGGTCGACGAAGGCGACATTCTGTATGCCGTTGTCGAAGACATCGACCGGAAGCACAATAAACTCTATCTGCGGGCCGACAAACTGTATTCACCCGCCGACAAGCAGACCTACAACCTGGCATTGGTGGCAATCGATGCATCGACCGGACGGATTGGCGTTAACCTCGCCGACATTGATCAGGTGAAGGCCGGATGGATACTAACCTGGAAGGGATTATAG
- a CDS encoding lytic transglycosylase domain-containing protein: protein MTLSTRCLAALIVSLLLTTQGAFAQKKTTVPKAGSARPSSAKARPTMSPARLHFSGEVVPTEQGDVSTKLAIALAGSSGYSRHVNALKARSAPFFAVIEPILHKHGIPDDFKYLPLIESAWQSNAVSTAGAVGYWQFMDETARDMGLSISPANDERTDLRKSTEAASRYLKFLYRKLGSWTLVAAAYNGGVGMVERKIVRSGHRDYYAMSMNPETGYYLYRILAMKELFTNPAYGAGPMGVMLASAGNLYDAEREQARRMGWLRDDEPEPEGVPVESLPDPAGVRNEASLMDSVLVEILKSKPATPPLFVGDVAAKLVRAGLPKMGQSWAFTLTEDVQIGEEQLSAGDALYAVVDDVDSRGNLFLRATKAITTRAKKTVPLSLLAINPTTGLAGVPRHKAIKPGWIVQWKL from the coding sequence TTGACGTTATCCACCCGTTGCCTGGCTGCCCTGATTGTGAGTTTGTTACTAACTACGCAGGGCGCATTCGCCCAGAAAAAAACGACCGTTCCCAAAGCGGGGTCGGCACGACCGTCTTCGGCGAAGGCGCGGCCCACGATGAGTCCGGCGCGGCTGCACTTTTCCGGCGAGGTTGTACCTACCGAACAGGGGGACGTATCGACCAAGCTGGCCATTGCGCTGGCGGGCAGTTCGGGCTACAGTCGGCACGTCAATGCGCTGAAAGCCCGCTCGGCGCCCTTTTTCGCCGTTATCGAGCCTATTCTGCACAAACACGGTATTCCCGACGATTTCAAGTACTTGCCCCTAATCGAGAGTGCCTGGCAGTCAAATGCGGTATCAACGGCCGGTGCGGTGGGCTACTGGCAGTTTATGGACGAAACCGCCCGCGACATGGGCTTGTCCATTAGTCCGGCCAATGACGAACGTACTGACCTCCGTAAATCGACCGAAGCGGCCAGCCGATACCTCAAGTTTCTCTACCGCAAACTGGGTTCCTGGACCCTGGTGGCTGCGGCCTACAATGGAGGAGTTGGCATGGTGGAACGCAAGATCGTGCGCTCGGGCCATCGCGACTACTACGCCATGAGCATGAACCCCGAGACGGGTTATTATCTGTACCGGATTCTGGCGATGAAAGAACTCTTCACTAACCCTGCCTATGGAGCGGGTCCTATGGGCGTCATGCTGGCGTCGGCGGGTAACCTGTATGATGCCGAGCGGGAACAGGCCCGGCGTATGGGCTGGCTCCGCGATGATGAGCCCGAACCGGAAGGCGTTCCTGTCGAATCGCTCCCCGATCCGGCCGGTGTGCGCAACGAGGCCAGTTTGATGGATAGTGTGCTGGTCGAGATTCTGAAAAGTAAACCCGCCACCCCGCCCCTATTTGTTGGCGACGTAGCGGCTAAACTCGTTCGGGCGGGCCTGCCAAAAATGGGCCAGAGTTGGGCCTTTACGCTGACCGAGGACGTCCAGATCGGGGAAGAACAACTCAGCGCCGGCGACGCGCTCTATGCCGTCGTCGACGATGTCGACAGCCGGGGAAATCTGTTCCTGCGGGCCACCAAGGCCATCACAACCAGGGCGAAGAAGACCGTTCCCCTTTCACTGCTGGCCATCAACCCGACCACGGGCCTGGCCGGCGTGCCCCGCCACAAAGCCATCAAACCCGGCTGGATCGTACAGTGGAAACTGTAA
- a CDS encoding cryptochrome/photolyase family protein produces MAESISLVWLRRDLRLHDNAALYHALKQGRPVLPVFIFDREILDALDDKRDRRVEFLVQEINRLRDELTKLGSTLIVRYGKPVEVWRELTGQYSVGDVFTNHDYEVYAKERDKTIGELLAEGGIGFHTSKDQTIFERDEVLTGSNSPYTVFTPYSRNWHNKLNTFYLKSYPTETYFTNFCKTKKVFDHEPPVPTLADMGFQPVGYPFPPRTVPDSLLDTYDDTRDFPARPGTSELSIHLRFGTISIRELARQAKAARDKTYLNELCWRDFYFQVLDHFPHVEKGSFRPEYDRIDWRNNEEEFDKWCRGETGYPIVDAGMRQLNTIGWMHNRVRMITASFLCKHLLIDWRWGEAYFGKKLRDYDLSANNGGWQWAAGSGTDAAPYFRVFNPTLQTQKFDPKGEYIRRWVPEFNSLNYPQPMVEHSMARQRALDAYKKGLMR; encoded by the coding sequence ATGGCTGAATCTATCTCGCTGGTCTGGCTCCGGCGCGACTTACGGCTGCATGACAACGCAGCCCTTTACCATGCCCTCAAACAAGGCCGTCCTGTTTTACCCGTTTTTATTTTCGATCGCGAAATTCTCGATGCATTAGATGACAAGCGCGACCGGCGGGTCGAGTTTCTGGTGCAGGAAATCAACAGGCTGCGCGACGAACTTACCAAGCTGGGATCGACACTTATTGTCCGCTACGGAAAACCCGTTGAGGTATGGCGTGAACTGACCGGCCAATATTCGGTTGGGGATGTATTTACCAACCACGATTATGAAGTGTACGCCAAAGAGCGGGACAAAACCATCGGGGAGCTGCTCGCCGAAGGGGGTATTGGCTTCCACACGAGTAAAGACCAGACGATTTTTGAGCGCGATGAAGTGCTGACGGGCAGTAATTCGCCCTATACCGTTTTCACGCCCTATAGCCGTAACTGGCATAACAAGCTCAACACGTTCTACCTGAAGTCGTACCCAACCGAGACGTACTTCACGAATTTCTGTAAAACCAAAAAAGTATTCGACCACGAACCGCCCGTGCCCACGCTGGCCGACATGGGTTTTCAACCGGTGGGCTACCCTTTTCCGCCCCGTACCGTGCCCGATTCGTTACTCGATACGTATGACGATACCCGCGACTTCCCGGCCCGTCCCGGCACCAGCGAACTGAGCATACACTTACGCTTCGGCACGATCAGTATCCGTGAACTGGCGAGGCAGGCCAAAGCCGCCCGCGACAAAACGTATTTGAACGAGCTGTGCTGGCGTGATTTCTACTTTCAGGTACTCGACCATTTCCCGCACGTTGAGAAGGGATCGTTCCGGCCCGAGTATGACCGAATCGACTGGCGCAACAACGAAGAAGAGTTCGACAAATGGTGCCGGGGTGAAACCGGTTACCCCATTGTGGATGCGGGCATGCGTCAGCTCAACACCATCGGCTGGATGCACAACCGGGTTCGGATGATTACGGCCAGCTTCCTGTGCAAGCACCTGCTCATCGACTGGCGGTGGGGGGAAGCGTATTTCGGAAAGAAGCTCCGCGACTATGATTTGTCGGCCAACAATGGCGGCTGGCAGTGGGCGGCCGGGTCGGGAACCGATGCCGCTCCCTATTTCCGGGTGTTCAACCCAACGCTGCAAACGCAGAAGTTCGATCCGAAGGGAGAATACATCCGGCGGTGGGTACCGGAGTTCAACAGCCTCAACTATCCACAACCCATGGTTGAGCACAGTATGGCGCGGCAACGAGCCCTCGATGCGTATAAAAAAGGGCTTATGCGTTGA
- a CDS encoding penicillin acylase family protein produces the protein MRFVTTLFLIITSLPVMLFAQVDPTQVTIARDTYGVPHLFAKTDAEVAYGLAWAHAEDDFKTIQLLILPTKGLLGRHLGKRGAAADYVVELLHAPELVAEQAATALSPEYRAVLDGYLQGLNDYARTHPRDILVPGAFPVSVNDYLKAVVLSLSVISGVDQALQAVLGGTVAPIDFLTATGSNAIAVHHSKTTEGKTLLAINSHQPLEGPVAWYEAHLCSEQGWNILGGLFPGGTTIFHGVNEHLGWAHTVNYQDKIDIYQLQTDKAHPKQYRFDGQWLPLAEKTVKLRVKGIPFAIGRKAYWSKYGATVVTKKGTFAIRTGANQDLRGIEQWYRMNKARSFAEFNQAMQMTAIPGFNVVYADPDTIYYVTNGKIPYRDPAYNWSGTLPGNTSKTLWTQFRPLSDFPQYVNPPSGYLVNMNHTPFNATGPADNLKPDQFDKTMGYERYNNNRSIRFGELIRQYDKLSYADFKRIKYDRQLPARLSYVSGPDANNLFSLKPDDYPDIRELVRTVVSWDRQAQANSRGAAVFLLFYTYWKDKAGTMTNPPQVLTTADCAEGLRYVARYMRKQFGRTDIVLGDYQKHVRGTKEIPIWGIPDVIASIYATPYTKGRVRSNQGESYISLVKFPRTGLPEIETINCFGASNHPDSPHYTDQMDLFVNQKTKPMTLDKAAVLRDARRVYHPGE, from the coding sequence ATGAGATTCGTAACTACGTTATTCCTGATCATAACCAGTCTGCCCGTTATGCTCTTTGCGCAGGTTGACCCTACGCAGGTTACCATTGCCCGCGATACCTACGGCGTTCCCCACCTGTTCGCCAAAACCGACGCCGAAGTGGCGTATGGGCTGGCCTGGGCGCATGCCGAAGATGATTTCAAAACCATCCAGCTGTTGATTTTGCCCACGAAAGGCTTGCTGGGCCGGCACCTGGGCAAGCGGGGTGCCGCTGCCGACTACGTTGTCGAGCTCCTGCACGCACCCGAACTGGTTGCCGAGCAGGCAGCTACGGCGCTCTCCCCCGAGTACAGGGCGGTACTTGACGGGTATCTGCAAGGTCTGAACGACTACGCCCGGACTCACCCCCGCGACATCCTCGTGCCGGGTGCATTTCCCGTATCGGTGAACGACTACCTAAAGGCGGTTGTCCTTTCATTATCCGTTATTTCGGGGGTCGACCAGGCGTTGCAGGCCGTTCTGGGCGGTACCGTAGCACCCATCGACTTCCTGACGGCAACCGGCTCCAATGCCATTGCTGTTCACCATTCGAAAACCACTGAAGGCAAGACCTTGCTTGCGATCAACTCCCACCAACCCCTCGAAGGGCCCGTTGCGTGGTACGAAGCGCACCTGTGCAGCGAACAGGGCTGGAATATACTGGGAGGTCTGTTTCCCGGCGGCACCACCATTTTCCACGGCGTCAACGAACACCTCGGTTGGGCCCACACGGTCAACTACCAGGACAAGATCGATATCTACCAGCTCCAAACTGATAAGGCTCACCCGAAGCAGTATCGCTTCGACGGCCAGTGGCTGCCGCTGGCCGAAAAGACGGTGAAGTTGCGGGTGAAAGGTATTCCGTTTGCCATTGGCCGCAAAGCCTACTGGAGTAAATACGGTGCTACGGTTGTAACGAAGAAGGGTACGTTTGCTATCCGAACCGGGGCTAACCAGGACCTGCGCGGGATTGAACAATGGTACCGCATGAACAAAGCCCGGTCTTTTGCCGAGTTTAACCAGGCGATGCAGATGACGGCCATCCCCGGCTTCAACGTCGTCTATGCCGATCCCGACACGATCTACTACGTTACCAATGGCAAGATTCCCTACCGGGACCCGGCCTACAACTGGAGCGGTACGCTGCCAGGTAATACGTCGAAAACGCTATGGACGCAGTTCCGGCCACTCAGCGACTTCCCGCAGTACGTGAACCCACCCAGCGGTTACCTCGTCAACATGAACCATACGCCCTTCAATGCTACCGGCCCGGCCGATAATCTGAAGCCCGACCAGTTCGACAAAACGATGGGGTACGAACGGTATAACAACAATCGCAGCATCCGTTTCGGCGAACTTATCCGCCAGTATGATAAACTGAGTTACGCCGATTTCAAACGTATCAAGTATGACCGGCAGTTACCGGCCCGGCTGTCCTACGTGTCCGGTCCAGACGCCAACAACCTGTTCTCACTCAAACCGGACGACTATCCTGACATTCGGGAACTGGTCCGGACCGTAGTAAGCTGGGACCGGCAGGCCCAGGCCAATAGCCGGGGGGCTGCCGTCTTCCTGCTGTTTTATACCTACTGGAAAGACAAAGCGGGTACTATGACTAACCCGCCCCAAGTCCTGACTACCGCCGACTGCGCCGAAGGCCTCCGCTACGTCGCCCGCTACATGCGCAAGCAGTTTGGCCGTACCGATATTGTACTGGGCGACTACCAGAAACACGTCAGGGGTACGAAGGAAATACCGATCTGGGGCATTCCCGACGTAATTGCATCGATCTACGCAACACCCTATACGAAGGGCCGCGTCCGGAGCAACCAGGGCGAATCGTACATATCACTGGTAAAATTTCCCCGGACCGGCCTGCCCGAAATTGAAACCATCAACTGCTTTGGTGCCTCCAACCATCCCGATAGTCCGCACTATACCGATCAGATGGACTTGTTCGTGAACCAGAAGACAAAGCCCATGACACTGGATAAGGCAGCCGTACTGCGCGACGCCAGACGGGTGTACCATCCGGGTGAGTGA
- a CDS encoding GlxA family transcriptional regulator — protein sequence MAIADMQRRYTNVDVLNDAVLTDREGIYTSGGALLSWNLILYLIEKFCGREVSIGVSRMFNIDLDRVSQSHFVVFQGQRQHDDEAILKAQTFIETNYHLPISMEQIAEQTNMSKRNFIRRFKNATQNTPLEYLQRVKIESAKKALEKNTDDVTSLMYNAGYNDVKTFRKVFKQITGLTPLEYRKKYRRSTVTLV from the coding sequence ATGGCTATCGCCGATATGCAGCGCCGGTACACAAACGTCGACGTTCTCAACGACGCGGTGCTGACCGACCGGGAAGGTATTTATACGAGCGGGGGTGCGCTGCTGTCCTGGAACCTGATTCTTTACCTGATCGAGAAGTTTTGCGGCCGGGAGGTAAGCATTGGCGTGAGCCGCATGTTCAACATCGACCTGGATCGGGTAAGCCAGTCGCACTTTGTGGTGTTCCAGGGGCAGCGGCAACACGACGATGAGGCCATCCTTAAAGCGCAGACATTTATCGAAACAAATTACCACCTGCCCATCTCGATGGAACAAATTGCGGAGCAGACCAACATGAGCAAGCGGAACTTTATCCGCCGATTTAAGAATGCGACGCAGAACACGCCACTGGAGTATCTGCAACGGGTGAAGATTGAGTCGGCGAAGAAGGCGCTGGAAAAAAACACCGACGATGTCACGTCGCTCATGTACAACGCGGGCTACAACGACGTGAAAACCTTCCGCAAAGTATTCAAACAGATTACCGGGCTAACCCCGCTCGAATACCGCAAGAAATACCGCCGGAGCACCGTCACCCTCGTCTAG
- a CDS encoding type 1 glutamine amidotransferase family protein: MKTISLIIYEEAVLSSISGALDLLIATNGYLQQQGKPAAFRVELVGEKAETIQLHVPAHFVCYKTLEEITHTDLILIPAFYGSPDQALAKNKGIVNWLSRQYKEGIEVASL; encoded by the coding sequence ATGAAAACCATTTCGCTGATCATTTACGAAGAAGCCGTTTTATCATCGATTTCCGGAGCACTCGATCTATTGATTGCCACTAACGGCTACCTGCAACAGCAGGGAAAACCAGCGGCTTTTCGGGTCGAACTCGTTGGCGAAAAGGCAGAGACAATTCAACTACACGTACCCGCTCATTTTGTCTGTTACAAAACGCTGGAGGAGATCACCCATACCGATCTGATCCTGATTCCTGCTTTCTACGGAAGTCCTGACCAGGCGCTGGCTAAAAACAAAGGCATCGTCAACTGGCTCAGCCGACAATATAAAGAAGGTATCGAAGTCGCGAGCTTATGA
- a CDS encoding DoxX family protein: MNARHPATQAPANQSSTRFNRLRVLYWTVTLFLSLMLLMGGITEFIQHESGKEIMRHLGYPVHVLTLLGLGKILAAVTLIQTRIHVVKEWAYAGITFNLVGAFAARANAGDSAALILSPLIFLVVVFVSYALWKRIEPVPGTVGSAA, from the coding sequence ATGAACGCCCGGCATCCGGCCACACAGGCCCCAGCAAACCAGTCATCGACCCGCTTCAACCGCCTGCGCGTGTTGTACTGGACAGTAACTCTGTTCCTCTCCCTTATGCTCCTGATGGGTGGTATCACCGAGTTTATACAGCATGAATCAGGCAAAGAGATTATGCGCCACCTGGGGTATCCGGTCCACGTACTAACGCTGCTCGGCCTGGGCAAGATTCTGGCGGCCGTTACGCTCATCCAGACTCGTATTCACGTCGTGAAGGAGTGGGCCTACGCCGGTATTACGTTTAACCTGGTTGGTGCCTTTGCCGCCCGGGCCAACGCTGGTGACAGTGCCGCCCTGATTCTTTCGCCCCTAATTTTTCTAGTCGTGGTGTTTGTTTCCTACGCGCTCTGGAAACGCATCGAACCAGTGCCGGGCACAGTCGGCAGCGCGGCCTGA
- a CDS encoding GNAT family N-acetyltransferase, translating into MITPEIVNDQFIVQVANENHLKLAETICQEMEESAKARGTGIAKRSPIYVMEKMLEGKAIVATTLSGEWVGFCYVETWEHGKFVANSGLIVRPEYRKSGIATRIKAKAFELSRTKFPNAKIIGITTSLAVMKINSDLGYQPVTLSELPGDEAFWKGCQTCANFDILTRTGRKHCLCTGMLYDPEEHKKEKKEDKWNFLKESKLYERWMRIKERILLRIHTDRSRTRRNPRELESV; encoded by the coding sequence ATGATCACGCCCGAAATAGTCAACGATCAGTTCATTGTTCAGGTCGCTAACGAAAATCATCTCAAACTGGCAGAAACCATCTGTCAGGAAATGGAAGAAAGCGCGAAAGCCCGGGGTACCGGCATTGCCAAGCGTTCGCCCATTTACGTTATGGAAAAAATGCTGGAAGGCAAGGCCATCGTGGCTACAACGCTTTCCGGTGAATGGGTTGGTTTTTGCTACGTCGAGACTTGGGAACATGGCAAGTTTGTTGCCAACTCCGGTCTGATCGTTCGTCCCGAGTACCGCAAGAGTGGTATTGCCACCCGTATCAAGGCCAAAGCTTTTGAGCTGTCGCGGACGAAATTTCCGAATGCCAAGATCATTGGTATCACGACGAGTCTGGCCGTGATGAAGATCAACTCCGATCTGGGCTATCAGCCGGTTACGCTCAGCGAACTGCCCGGCGACGAAGCGTTCTGGAAAGGGTGCCAGACCTGCGCCAATTTCGATATTCTGACCCGTACCGGCCGGAAGCATTGCCTGTGTACCGGTATGCTCTACGATCCGGAAGAACACAAGAAGGAAAAGAAAGAGGATAAGTGGAATTTTCTGAAAGAATCGAAGCTTTACGAGCGCTGGATGCGCATCAAAGAGCGGATTCTGCTCCGGATTCATACCGACCGTTCCCGCACTCGCCGGAACCCGCGTGAACTTGAATCGGTATAG
- a CDS encoding MFS transporter, with protein MTLSRSRPLRYGVFFYLYLMQGVPAGFYLTALSNYFTAKGVQPNRVGAFIAIIGLPWAFQFIWGPVIDRFQHSAMGRRKPWVVGSQLMTVLASGSLLLVQNPVAEINTLAWLFCLRSVFAAIQDAGVDAMAITIIPEDERGRVNACMRAGYLIGTGLGAAVFATVLRDYGFHTAALIQIGFLLTGVVLMFVIREQPHDRLLPSFGNRRMDHPVQAVPDRVMPSQPDPDFRWLFTELFRGLFARRSLLLFGPILLAYTSNSLFARAYNHHLIYELGWSDTDLSVLTGTYGMIVATGIALTGGYLADRIGSRRMLVIMLSVVAVYLIGFNLLASTWIQHEVAQTGLVALYFMDPAVSAAAMPVLMGICRKGVEGSQFTTYMAFVNLCDIAGTFFAGNALLYLTAPTIGLAAGLLAVLATFVALFTIRHYRATGR; from the coding sequence TTGACACTTAGTCGAAGCCGCCCCCTGCGCTACGGGGTATTTTTCTACCTCTATCTCATGCAGGGGGTGCCGGCAGGATTTTATCTAACGGCGCTCAGCAACTACTTCACAGCCAAGGGTGTGCAACCTAACAGAGTCGGCGCGTTCATTGCCATTATCGGGCTGCCCTGGGCGTTTCAGTTCATCTGGGGACCGGTCATTGACCGCTTTCAGCACTCAGCCATGGGACGCCGAAAGCCCTGGGTCGTAGGGTCGCAGTTGATGACCGTACTGGCCTCCGGCAGCCTGTTGCTCGTGCAGAATCCGGTTGCCGAGATCAACACCCTGGCCTGGCTTTTCTGCCTGCGCAGTGTCTTTGCCGCCATTCAGGATGCGGGGGTCGATGCGATGGCTATTACCATCATTCCTGAAGACGAACGCGGACGGGTAAACGCCTGTATGCGGGCGGGCTATCTGATTGGTACCGGGCTGGGCGCGGCTGTTTTTGCGACGGTACTGCGCGACTACGGATTTCATACCGCAGCCCTTATCCAGATTGGTTTCCTGCTAACGGGTGTCGTACTGATGTTCGTTATTCGTGAGCAGCCCCATGACCGCCTTCTGCCGTCGTTTGGCAACAGGAGAATGGATCACCCCGTGCAGGCCGTACCAGACCGGGTCATGCCTTCGCAGCCCGATCCTGACTTTCGCTGGCTCTTCACTGAACTCTTCCGGGGGTTATTTGCCCGGCGTAGTCTATTGCTGTTCGGGCCTATTCTGCTCGCCTATACCAGCAATTCGTTATTTGCGCGGGCGTATAACCACCACCTCATTTACGAGCTTGGGTGGTCGGATACTGATTTGTCGGTGCTGACGGGTACCTACGGCATGATCGTCGCGACGGGGATTGCTCTGACGGGTGGATACCTTGCCGACCGGATCGGGTCACGACGGATGCTGGTGATTATGCTGAGCGTGGTAGCCGTTTATTTGATCGGGTTCAACCTGCTGGCGTCAACCTGGATTCAGCATGAAGTAGCCCAAACGGGTTTGGTGGCGCTCTATTTTATGGACCCGGCCGTGAGCGCGGCTGCCATGCCCGTGCTGATGGGTATCTGCCGCAAGGGGGTCGAAGGGTCGCAGTTCACTACGTATATGGCTTTCGTGAACCTGTGCGACATTGCGGGGACTTTCTTTGCCGGCAACGCCCTGTTGTACCTGACAGCGCCGACCATTGGGCTGGCCGCCGGGCTTCTGGCGGTGCTGGCTACGTTCGTGGCGCTGTTTACCATCCGGCATTACCGAGCCACCGGTCGCTAA